CCAGCCGACGGCACGGCGAGCGGTACGGGCGTCGCGCAGCGGGTGCAGCCGCATGGTGAGGTGCGGCAGACAGGCGGCGCCGAGCAGGAGGGTGGTCTCGAAGCTGATCAGGTCGAGGCGCCCGGCGAAGGAGTGGCCGAAGTGCAGTCCGGGGCGCGCGTAGTCGGCGCCCGCCTCGGAGCGGTCCCGGGCGGCGTGGAAGAGGCCCGCCGGTGACCATCCGTACCGGGCCAGGACGAGCCCGGCCACCAGCAGCACCGCGGTCAGCACGACACCGACCTTGAGGACCTGTACGTAACCGATGCCGCGCATCCCGCCGAAGGCGGCGTAACAGACCATCAGCGTCCCGGCAGCGATGGTGCAGCCGGTGAGCGCGCCGTCGGGGAGGCCGAACATGGCCACCATGATGTGGCCCGCGGTGGAGAGCTGCACCAGGAGCAGCGGGGTGAGGACGACGAGGGTGGCGACGCCGAGAGCGCGGCGTACGGAGGGGTCACCGAGCCGGTCGGCGAAGAAGTCCCCCAGGGTGAACACGCCGCCGCGGCGCAGGGGTTCGGCCAGGATCCGCATGACCAGGTAGAGCGAGACGACGGTGGCGAAGGCGAAGAGCATGCCGTCGGCGCCGTCGAGGGCGACCGAGCCCGTGGTGCTGAGCAGGGTGGCCGCGGAGATGTAGTCGCCGGCGATGGCGAGTCCGCTGCCGACCGGGCCGAATGCGGCGCTGCCACCCGCGTAGAAGTGCTCGGGGTCGTCCAGGTCGGCCGCCGCCAGCCCACACATCAGCAGGGACACCGCGACGAAGACGAGGAAGACCACGACGGCGAGCGAATGTCCGTCGCCGGTGCTCATGCTCGGCGCTCCGGTGCCGTTGCCGCGTACGAAGTCGTCGAAGCGGACGGGGCTTTAGGCGCGGACGGGTCCTTCGGTGCGGATGGGTCCTTCGGTGCGTACGGGCCTGGCGGTGGAGGGGATGCGGAAGACATGCCGGTCATGCCATCAGCCGGCCGGGGCCGCGTACAGCGGGCGGGGCACGCGGGAGGCGGTGGCACAGCGGGGTCGCGGCGGGGATGTGCGGTGGCACAGGCTCGCGTCGACAGCCCTCCCCCGCATCCGCACGCGGCCGCGTTCACGGCCGACTTCCGCACGTGGCCGGTCAGGGCACGGCCGCGGTTCCGGCTTGGTCAGAACAGCTCGTCCTGCTCCCCGGGGCCGGACCGGCACCCGGCGCGCCGGACCGGTTGCCGGGCGGGCGGCTCCTTGCCGAAGAGGGGGACCGTGCCGTACTCGTCGGGTTCGGCCGGCACGGGGATGGGTCCCGTCCCCACGTTCAGACGCAGCGGGACGTCCCGGTCGAAGTCCGACGGCGTCATCGCCGGCCACTCGCGGTCCTGACGTTCACTCATCGACACCCCTCCGCCCTTGCACCTTCTCCTTCTCCTACCCCTGACCCTCGGCCGGCACGCCCGGGCGATGATCAAGGACCCGTACGGCCGGACGTCCGGCGATGTCACCCGGCCATGTCGTCCCGCTGCGTCATGGCCTGCCCGTCCGCGGCGGTTGACGAGCACGGCGCTTGCGGCAGACAGCAGTTGACCGAGTGTCAGCCCCCGTTGTCCGACTCCTGGGCGGCGGTGGAGGCCGTGGTCGCGTCCTCCGGCAGGGGTGCCGGCCACTCACCGATGTCGCGCAACGGCGGCCCCTGCCACCGCGTCGTGCGTGGCGGGTTCGGCGGCGCGACCGCTCCCCCGCCCCCGTCCGCTACGGAGTCGCACCTCGTGGCCACGTTGACCCTGCACGCCCAAGGCCTCGCCCCCGTCGACGAGGTGTGGTCGCGCTACGTCGCCCCGCCGCGCTGACCCTCGTGGTCGCCGCAGATCCGCGCCTTACGCGCGGGAGTGGACCTGGCGGGTACGGCTGGGCCCCTTGCGGCCGCGTCTGCACCACAGCGTTGGCCCGCGCGGGAACAGGACGGTGACGACCTTGCGGCAAGGACGGATTCCTGCGACTGGGACCGCCCCGGCAGGACGGGGCCGGGGGCGTACTCGCGGGCGTTGGTCACCAGCTCGCCGACGACCAGCTGGGTCAGGTACCTCGTACGGGCGGGTACCGGCAGGTGATGGGCGCGGCTTGGGCCGCGTGGCGTGGTGGCGGGCGTCGGCGGTGCAGCCGAATCCGTGCGCGGCCGGCACGACCAGCGGGTTGTGCCCGTCCCGTACAGCCACAACAGATCGAACGCGACGAAGTGGGCCGACCGCTCCGCTCCCCCGCGGCCCCGCGTGCCGCGCCGACAGTCCCGGTGCCGCCATGCGGGCGTGCACTGCTTGACCAGGCGGGTCGTCGCTTGCAGAGTCGAGATGCGGCACCACAGCAGCGCCGCCTCACTCTGCCGACCGGTTCGCCCGTCCGCAAGGCGGCCCGACGGTCCTGACACCCAGGAGCGGCTGATCCGATGGTCCTCGACCTGGTTGTGATCGGTACGGCCATCACCCTGGGGCCCTTGCACAACAGCGCCTTCATCCTGCTGCTCTCCTCGCGGCACGGCGTTCGCCAGGGCCTGGCGTTCCTGCTGTCGTGGCTGGCCAACCTGGTCGTGGTGATCGCCTGTGTGATGCTGCTGACCGGCGGTCAGCCCCCGGCCCGTCACAGCGTGCCCTCGACCGCCGTCATCGTGGCGAAACTCGTCATCGGCCTTGCACTGGTGCTGTACGGCGCACACCGGCACCGCCGACCGCCCCGCCCGCACGGCCCGCCGCGCTGGACCGCCCGGATCGACAACGCCTCCCCGGTCGCGGCAGCCGGCCTGGCATGGCTGCTCCAGCCCTGGGCACTGGTCGGCGCCGGCGCCGCGACCACCGTCGACGCGAACCTCTCCACCCTCGCCGACTGGCTCGCGCTGACCGGCTACTGTCTGCTGGCCACACTCAGCCTTGTCGTCATGGAGATGTACGTGGTGTGGGCGCCCACAGTCGCGAACGCCCGGTTGAACGCCCTGCGGAGGTGGCTGGAGCAGCACCAGGAGCAACTGATCGTCACGCTCTCCCTGCTCCTCGGCCTGTGTCTGACGGCCCGGAGCATCGCCGAGCTGGTCACCTGACAGGGACGGCCCCGGCGGCGCGCCCCCTACATGTGTCCCGGTGGTGGGCTGACATTCCGGGGTATCTCCGGGAGGGCTTCGGTCGGCTGACCGTCTTGACCATGAGGGTGACGGCAGCGGCTGCGCGCCGGAGGTTGGCCTTGCCCAGGACCTGGCGGCGGGTCAGTCGGCGGCTTCGGCGTTGGTCACCAGCAGCACCTTCGTCCGGTGGCCCACTGCTCATAGGGGGCGAATGCCGAGCGTCGGTACTCAGTCGCACGGAACTGCCGCTCCGTCCCAGTTGCGTCAGTAGCCGGTGCCGCGCTTGACCTGGGTCCGCTCGATCCCGTGGGTCGCGCCCTTGTCGTCCAACGTGCGACACGCGTCGGCGATGTCCTGGCTCAGGCGATCGATCTGCTCACGGCTCAGAGTCTCCTTGACCAGGGCGCGCAGGATCTTCACCCGCTCCGCGTTGGGCGGGAGCGTGTATGCCGGCACCATCCAGCCCCGCTCGGCCGAGAGCTGCCAGGCGATGTCGGACTCGTCGTAGGCGTGCTTGCCGGCGAGACGGAAAGCGACGAGCGGCAGCTGCTCGACGTCGCTCCCGATCACTTCGAAGCGGCCGCTGCTGCGCAGGTTGTCCGCCAATGCGCGGGCGTTCTCCTGCATCATTTTCATGACGTAGGTGTAGCCCTGGCGGCCGAGCCTCACGAAGTTGTAGTACTGCGCGAGCACCATCGACGCGCCGGTGGAGAAGTTCAGCGTGAACGTCGCGTCGGTCTTGCCCAGGTAGTTCTCGTAGAACACGAGGTCCTTGGCCAGGTCGGACTCCTCACGGAAGACCAGCCATCCGATGCCGGGGTACACCAGGCCGTACTTGTGTCCCGAGACGTTGATCGAACGGACCTGCTCGAGCCGGAAGTCCCACTTCGAGTCCGGGTAGAGGAAGGGCCACACGAATGCGCCGCTGGCGCCGTCGACGTGGATCGGGATGTCGAGGTCCCGCTCTTTGCGGACGTCCCGCAGGAGCTTGTCGATCCCGACGACATCGTCCTTGTGGCCGGTGAACGTGGTGCCGAGGACGGCGACGACGCCGATCGTGTTCTCGTCGAGGTGGGGCTCCACGTCCTGCGGGCCGATCGTGTACTTGTCCTCGGCGAGCGGCACGATCCGCGGCTCGACGTCGAAGTAGCGGCAGAACTTCTCCCACACGACGTGGACGTCTCCGCCGAAGATCAAGTTGGGCCGGTCGGTCGGCAGGCCGGCCGCCTGGCGGCGCTCGCGCCACTTCCACTTCAGCGACAGCGCGCCGAGCATGATCGCCTCGGACGAGCCCTGAGTGCGGCATCCGGTCGTCCTGCCCGGCGCGTGGAAGAGGTCGGCGAGCATGCGCACGCAGCGCTGCTCGATCTCGGCGGAGATGGGGTACTCCGCATGGTCGATGAAATTGCGGTGGAGGTTCTCGGCGATCAGCCGTTGCGCCTCCGGCTCCATCCAGGTGGTGACAAACGTGGCGAGGTTGCGCTGTGGGTCGCCCTCCATGGCGAGATCCACATCCACGAGCCTCATTGCGTCCGTCGCGGCCATACCTTCCTCGGGGAAGGTCTCCGAGGGAGCGGGCACGGTCAGGAATCGGTTACCGAAAAGAGCCGAATCATCCTTTTTGGTCATACGGCGATTCAAACAGCGCTGGAGCCTGCCGCGGGCGAGGGACACACCGGGACGGAACTGCGCGCCGGTCACGAACGGGCCCCCAAGCACGGAATCCCTGACGGCCCATGGGCCGCGGCGTGAGGGTATGTCCAGGTCGGACCATCCGGTGATCATGCACCTGCCGGCGAGTCGTCGTACCTCGCACAAGCCTGGAACAGCGGTGGCGAGGGACGGCGGGACAGCACGTGGTGCCCTTCCTGCGGCCGCACCTTTCACAACTCCCAGGCGCGCCTCTGATCAGCGGACACATCCAGGGAAGCCTGTGCAGCAGCGGGGACGACACCACCGCGACGGGGTCCACCGCCCCCACTGCCACGGCGTCGACCACACCGGTGTCATCCGCGCCGGCGGACCCGGACGCAGTGAAGGAGACCGCGCTCGAGGTCTACCAGAGTTACTGGGGCGAGACGCAGGAGCGTTGAGCCGGTCGGCCAACGCGTCACCAGGGTGATCGCGTTGGCCGACGACGGCGACGTCCTCCGCGCGGGCGGCGACCGCGGCCGCCGGCGTCGCTGCGGCCGTGGGCCGCGGCCCGGCAGAGTGGCGGGCCTGGGAGGCCGGCAGAGTCGGAGGGGCGTGAGCGTCCTGGGGTCAGTACCGGTATCCACGATGTGCGCGTGGAAGTGACCCGATCCTCATCGTTGAGACGGCACGGCGACGCGTCAGGATTCGAACTCCGAAGTCCAGGTGCCCAGGGCGATCTCGGCCGTGATGCCGGGCCCGAAGCCGGCCATCAGGCCGCGGTGGCCCTCAAGGGTTGATTCCTCGTCGAACATGCGGGCCAAGGCGTCGAGTACCACCGCGCTGGCTATGTTTCCGTACTCGGTGAGCGTGGCGCGGCTGAAGCGGAACGCCTCGGGGGGCACGTCGAGGAAGAGGCTCAGGTCGTCCAGGATGCGCGGACCGCCGGCGTGGATGATGTAGAAGTCCATCTTGCTGGCGTTCCATTGGTGCTGTTCCGCGACGGCCTGCAGCGCCGGGGCGAGTGGCTCCATGGTCCCGGGCACGCGCTTGTCGAGCTGGAAGTGGAAACCTGTGGACCGGACCGCGTAGGAGATCCAGTCCTCGGTGCTCGGGATGATGTACGAGCCGTTGCGTTCCAGGCGGACTCCGGTGCCACCGTTGCCCCGGATCACGGCCGCGGCGATTCCGTCGCCGAACAGGCCGTTGGACAGCAGCGACCCCACGCCCAGATCGGTGGGCTGATAGCACAGCGAGCAGAACTCGCAGGCGACGACGAGCACGTTGGCGTCGGGGTACGCCGTGCAGAAGTCGTGTGCCCGGTTGATGGCTGCGCCGCCTGCTGCGCAGCCGAGTTGGGCGATCGGCATCTGTCGTGTCTCCGGCCGGAAGCCCATCTCGCCGATGAGCCATGCGGTCGGCGGGGGCATCATGAAACCGGTGCAGGAGACGTAGATGATCATGTCGATCTGCTGCGGCTCCAGTTCCGCATGGTCGAGCGCCCGGCGCACCACGGCCGGAACGCGGGCCTTGGTGTGCGCCTCGTAGGTGGTGCTGCGGGCGTCGAAGCCCGGGTGCTCCAGCACCTTCTCGATCGGCTGTATCAGATGCCGCTTCTGCACCCCGGTGTGCTCGATCAGGCTGAGGATCAGATCGAGCTGCGGATGGTCGCCGTGCAACCGTTGCGCCAACTCAAGGGTTTCTTCGTTGGTGATGACGTACTCGGGTACCTGGATTGCCGGCTTACAGAGAACCGCCATGGAATGCCTCCCGCAGACGTGGTCCACATTGAGCCGGGCCCTGGCCGGATGCGGGCTATTCGTCTTCCGGCGGCAGCCACCCGGATCCGTCCGCGCGGAACCGGTGCGAACAGACCTGTGGTGGGCTCCGGCGCCGGTTTCGATACCCCTGGCACGGGCGCGGTCGGGGCAGATGTCGAAGACTCAAGTTCTCCCCGTTGGGGCGGAAGCTGATCCGCCACGGCTTGATCAGCCGTCCGACCCACGCTACGACGGGAGGGTGAGCGTCGCATGTCGGGCGAGAAGCACAACGGGACGGCTCGGATCATGGCCCCGCCTACCAGTGGACGTAGATCTCGGTGATGTCGACCACGACGGAAGTTCTCCTCATCCGGGCAAACCGTCAGGGATGGGGAAGTACATGATCCTCGAACTTGCCGGTCTGCCGCGCCAAGCGGACCCCCGAGGGCCTGATCGACCGCATCACCCTGCCGCAGGCGGGGCGCAGCCGGGTGTGGTTCGCCACCGCGTACGGGGTGCAGGTCGCTGGGGAGTGGCCGGAGCTGCGCGGCCGGCGCCCGCCGCGGCTGGCGTCCGATCCGGTCGCCGCGCGGCTGCGGGCGAGCCACACCCTCACGGTCACCGAGACGGGGCTGCAATTCCTGCTGGACGCGCGCCGTCGTGGGGAGGTGTGTCGGCCGCTGGACTTCCTCCCGGAAGCCCACCACCCCATGGGAGGCGGGGAGGCGGTCATCCCGGACGCATTGATCTACTACCAGCGCGGGAACCGGGACGGTGAGGGGCGTTCGATGCTGCGGGCGTTCCTCGATGTCGACCGGGCGACCATGGGACCCGAACGCCTCGCCGCCAAACTCCGCGCCTACGCCCGGCTCCACCAGTACAGCCCTGCGCCCGTCGGCCGGCCGCACGGCGGAGACGGTCCAGGGAAGCGAGGAGGAGTGGGGGCGGCACTACCCGCTCTTCCCACGGCTGCTGTTCGTCCTGGACGGCACCAGCCCCGTCGGCATCGACACCCGTCTGCGGGCATTGCACGCGGCTGACGTAGACCCGGCGGTGGCCCGCTTCCTGCGGGAGGTGACGGTGCTGGCCGCACCGATGACCGACCTCCTCCAGCACGGACCGGCCGCAGCCGTGTGGCACCCCATACAACGTCGATCACCGGGACACTTCGCGGTTCGTGAGGACGAGCAGGGCTCTGACCAGGGCGGTCGCCCAGGTCGGGTCGGTGCGGACTTTGCCCAGCACGCGCCAGTTTTTGAGGTGGGCGAAGCCGTGCTCCACCGGTGCCCGGACCGCTGCCAGTGCGGTGTTCGACAGCTTCTGTCCTCGTGTCAGGGGCCGGTTCCGGGCGGCCTTGTAACCGGTGATCACTGCGGGGCCGGTGTCGGGGCCGCTGTCGTCGAGCCCAACGAAGCCCAGGTCGGCGATCGCCCCGAGACCGGCCGCCCGCAGCTTGGCGGTGAGCTGGTCGTGTCGACAGGCGGTGATCTCCGAGGTCCGTCCGGGCCGGGCCGCCGAGACCCGGAGCAGCCGGCCGCGATCGTCGGTGAGCGCGATCACGAGCAGGCCATGGCATTTGCTCTTGCCGGAGTAGTTCTTCCGGTTCTCTTTGCCGGAGCGCCGGCGGGTGCGGATCAGCGTGCCGTCCAGCAGCACCATCCCGCCACCCTGGCGGGCGATCTTTTTGAGGGCGCGGTCCAGGCGCGGGGCGCGGGCGGCCAGCAGGCCGACGGCTTCCCTGACCCACCGGGTCACAGTGGTGCGATGTATCCCGTTGCCACCGGCCAGATCACCCGGCCGCTGGTCACAGCGCAGTACGGCCAGCACGAGGGCGGCGATCCGTCCCTGAGGCAGGGCCCGCCACCGTGACCTGATCTTCTTCAGGTGGCCGCGGATCAGGCCGGCGAGCCAGTTCAGGGTGGCACTCGACAGCGGCAGGCGGGCAGTGCAGACAAGGCCGTCAGGGCCCTCGACGGGATGGTTGTTTTTCTTCACACCAAACTCAACTGCCGCCGGGCGCCAGCCAGTTACGCCACGTCGGCGCCTGCCTCCCCACGCCTGGGAGCGTGCGGCGAATCTGCCCTCAGGACGCTTGTGCAGCCAGCCGCGGTCGGCGAGCTTGGTCATCTTCGCCCGCAACGGTTCCAGCTTCCCGCGCACCGTCACCTCAAGGCCCAGCTCCTCGCCGACGGCCCTGACCTGCACCGGGCCGTCGGCAGCCCGCACGATCGCCAGGATCTTGCGGTAGTCAGCGGGCAGCGCGGCCTCATCGCCCGTCCCGCCGCGGTGCGGGATCAGTAAAACCGCCCGTCCCGCCGCCCGGGCCGCCGTCGGGGCGACGGCCGCGGCGGCCTCCGTCACAGCCTGGTCCTGTTCGGTCAGCCGGTGCAGGACCCGCTCGGCGATCACCAACTCCTCCCGCTCGGCCTGGACCTCCGCCAGCTGCTTGGCCAACTCCTCTGCGAGCGTGTCCAGTTCATTCCGGCGAGCCGTGATCCGCTCCAGCTCCAGCATCCCCACGCCCTCCCCGCGCTCTCCCGGCACCGGCCCGGTCAGGGATCGCAGGAGGGGCACGGCGGTCGGCGCAGCAGAACCCGACAACGGCCCTGGCGACAGGTCAGACGATCTTCACCATGGACACCCGCCGACGACCAGCGCGAGTACCCCGCACACCAGACCCGTGACCTGCGTACTTCATGTTGCACAGTCTCATTGGGAATGCGGCACTCTTCGCCCGGATGCCGACCCGCGGCGTGCGTGGTGGTACGTCTTCGATCAGCGGTCGATGGCGGCCATGTTGTCCGCGTCGTAGCGCTCGCCGGAGGCCGGGGGCAGGTCGTTCAGGCGGGCGACGTGGCTGGCGGTGAGCTCGATGTGGTCGGCGGCGGCGTTCTCCTCCAGCCGGGCGATTCGCTTGGTGCCGGGGATGGGCGCGATGTCGTCACCCTGGGCGAGCAGCCAGGCCAAGGCGGCCTGCGCGGGCGTGGTGTCGATCTCGGCGGCTACGGCCCGGACCTCGTCGACGATTCGCAGGTTGCGTTCCAGGTTGCCGTCGGCAAAGCGGTGGTTGGTGCGGCGCCAGTCGTCGGCGTCAAGATCGTTCAGGGAGCGGATGTTGCCGGTCAGGAAGCCGCGGCCAAGCGGGGAGTACGGCACGAAGCCGATACCCAGTTCGCGCAGGACGGGCAGGATCTCGGCCTCCGGGTCGCGGGTCCACAGCGAGTATTCGGACTGGACCGCGGTGACCGGATGCACGGCGTGAGCGCGGCGGATCGTGGCGGGGCCGGCCTCCGACAGGCCGATGTGGCGGATCTTGCCTTCGGTCACCAGTTCGGCCAGCGCGCCAACGGTCTCTTCGATGGGCGTGCCGGGGTCCACCCGGTGCTGGTAGTAGAGGTCGATGTAGTCGGTACCCAGGCGCTTCAGTGATCCCTCCACGGCCAGGCGGATGTTGGCCGGGGTGCTGTCCGGAGCCGAGCCACCGGTGTGGGAGATCAGTCCGAACTTGGTCGCCAGCACGACCTCGTCCCGGTGCCCCTGCAC
The sequence above is a segment of the Streptomyces asoensis genome. Coding sequences within it:
- a CDS encoding sodium/solute symporter, yielding MSTGDGHSLAVVVFLVFVAVSLLMCGLAAADLDDPEHFYAGGSAAFGPVGSGLAIAGDYISAATLLSTTGSVALDGADGMLFAFATVVSLYLVMRILAEPLRRGGVFTLGDFFADRLGDPSVRRALGVATLVVLTPLLLVQLSTAGHIMVAMFGLPDGALTGCTIAAGTLMVCYAAFGGMRGIGYVQVLKVGVVLTAVLLVAGLVLARYGWSPAGLFHAARDRSEAGADYARPGLHFGHSFAGRLDLISFETTLLLGAACLPHLTMRLHPLRDARTARRAVGWAVGPVTVVCAAVVVAGLGACALIGRDLLRAADPGGATALLMLTGALDPVAGGVRHSMVFAAVACAVFVTTLAAVAGITLAAASSLVRDFGGRPVHGTARRSPGGEIRRARIGIVLVGAAAVVLAVIVQDRGRLTLISLSFTVAASVLAPVLLYALFLPGHTATGARWTVYGTLPLIALLLAGSPAVSGTPIALFPDRDFHWFPLQTPGLITITAGFLLGLIGRTRSEAPREPWHQGTGTTRRDARSPDAAGRP
- a CDS encoding GAP family protein; the protein is MVLDLVVIGTAITLGPLHNSAFILLLSSRHGVRQGLAFLLSWLANLVVVIACVMLLTGGQPPARHSVPSTAVIVAKLVIGLALVLYGAHRHRRPPRPHGPPRWTARIDNASPVAAAGLAWLLQPWALVGAGAATTVDANLSTLADWLALTGYCLLATLSLVVMEMYVVWAPTVANARLNALRRWLEQHQEQLIVTLSLLLGLCLTARSIAELVT
- a CDS encoding glutamate decarboxylase; amino-acid sequence: MTKKDDSALFGNRFLTVPAPSETFPEEGMAATDAMRLVDVDLAMEGDPQRNLATFVTTWMEPEAQRLIAENLHRNFIDHAEYPISAEIEQRCVRMLADLFHAPGRTTGCRTQGSSEAIMLGALSLKWKWRERRQAAGLPTDRPNLIFGGDVHVVWEKFCRYFDVEPRIVPLAEDKYTIGPQDVEPHLDENTIGVVAVLGTTFTGHKDDVVGIDKLLRDVRKERDLDIPIHVDGASGAFVWPFLYPDSKWDFRLEQVRSINVSGHKYGLVYPGIGWLVFREESDLAKDLVFYENYLGKTDATFTLNFSTGASMVLAQYYNFVRLGRQGYTYVMKMMQENARALADNLRSSGRFEVIGSDVEQLPLVAFRLAGKHAYDESDIAWQLSAERGWMVPAYTLPPNAERVKILRALVKETLSREQIDRLSQDIADACRTLDDKGATHGIERTQVKRGTGY
- a CDS encoding type III polyketide synthase, which gives rise to MAVLCKPAIQVPEYVITNEETLELAQRLHGDHPQLDLILSLIEHTGVQKRHLIQPIEKVLEHPGFDARSTTYEAHTKARVPAVVRRALDHAELEPQQIDMIIYVSCTGFMMPPPTAWLIGEMGFRPETRQMPIAQLGCAAGGAAINRAHDFCTAYPDANVLVVACEFCSLCYQPTDLGVGSLLSNGLFGDGIAAAVIRGNGGTGVRLERNGSYIIPSTEDWISYAVRSTGFHFQLDKRVPGTMEPLAPALQAVAEQHQWNASKMDFYIIHAGGPRILDDLSLFLDVPPEAFRFSRATLTEYGNIASAVVLDALARMFDEESTLEGHRGLMAGFGPGITAEIALGTWTSEFES
- a CDS encoding replication-relaxation family protein; its protein translation is MPVCRAKRTPEGLIDRITLPQAGRSRVWFATAYGVQVAGEWPELRGRRPPRLASDPVAARLRASHTLTVTETGLQFLLDARRRGEVCRPLDFLPEAHHPMGGGEAVIPDALIYYQRGNRDGEGRSMLRAFLDVDRATMGPERLAAKLRAYARLHQYSPAPVGRPHGGDGPGKRGGVGAALPALPTAAVRPGRHQPRRHRHPSAGIARG
- a CDS encoding transposase family protein — protein: MKKNNHPVEGPDGLVCTARLPLSSATLNWLAGLIRGHLKKIRSRWRALPQGRIAALVLAVLRCDQRPGDLAGGNGIHRTTVTRWVREAVGLLAARAPRLDRALKKIARQGGGMVLLDGTLIRTRRRSGKENRKNYSGKSKCHGLLVIALTDDRGRLLRVSAARPGRTSEITACRHDQLTAKLRAAGLGAIADLGFVGLDDSGPDTGPAVITGYKAARNRPLTRGQKLSNTALAAVRAPVEHGFAHLKNWRVLGKVRTDPTWATALVRALLVLTNREVSR
- a CDS encoding aldo/keto reductase; its protein translation is MKTISLGSLKVSRIGLGAMGMSAFYTGAGQFDDESIRTIHRALDLGVTHIDTAEGYGPFINEELVGRAVQGHRDEVVLATKFGLISHTGGSAPDSTPANIRLAVEGSLKRLGTDYIDLYYQHRVDPGTPIEETVGALAELVTEGKIRHIGLSEAGPATIRRAHAVHPVTAVQSEYSLWTRDPEAEILPVLRELGIGFVPYSPLGRGFLTGNIRSLNDLDADDWRRTNHRFADGNLERNLRIVDEVRAVAAEIDTTPAQAALAWLLAQGDDIAPIPGTKRIARLEENAAADHIELTASHVARLNDLPPASGERYDADNMAAIDR